One Symphalangus syndactylus isolate Jambi chromosome 20, NHGRI_mSymSyn1-v2.1_pri, whole genome shotgun sequence DNA segment encodes these proteins:
- the TIMM22 gene encoding mitochondrial import inner membrane translocase subunit Tim22 isoform X2: MAAAAPNAGSSAPEAASSAEAPLQYSLLLQYLVGDKRQPRLLEPGSLGGIPSPAKGEEQKMIEKVMESCAFKAALACVGGFVLGGAFGVFTAGIDTNVGFDPKDPYRTPTAKEVLKDMGQRGMSYAKNFAIVGAMFSCTECLVESYRGKSDWKNSVISGCITGGAIGFRAGLNAGAIGCGGFAAFSAAIDYYLR; the protein is encoded by the exons ATGGCGGCGGCCGCCCCCAATGCTGGGAGTTCGGCCCCTGAGGCAGCGAGTTCCGCCGAAGCTCCGCTGCAGTACAGCCTTCTCCTGCAGTACCTGGTGGGTGACAAGCGTCAGCCCCGGCTCCTGGAGCCTGGGAGCCTGGGCGGGATCCCAAGTCCAGCGAAGGGTGAGGAGCAGAAGATGATCGAGAAGGTGATGGAAAGCTGCGCTTTCAAGGCTGCGCTGGCCTGCGTGGGAG GATTTGTCTTAGGAGGTGCATTTGGGGTGTTTACCGCCGGCATCGATACCAACGTGGGCTTTGACCCTAAGGATCCTTACCGTACACCGACTGCAAAAGAAGTTCTGAAAGACATGGGGCAGAGAGGAATGTCCTATGCCAAAAATTTTGCCATTGTGGGAGCCATGTTTTCTTGTACTGAGTGTTTGGTAGAATCT TACCGGGGAAAATCGGATTGGAAGAACAGTGTCATTAGTGGCTGCATCACTGGAGGAGCCATTGGTTTCAGAG CTGGCTTAAATGCTGGGGCCATTGGTTGTGGAGGTTTTGCTGCTTTCTCTGCTGCGATTGATTATTACCTCCGGTGA
- the TIMM22 gene encoding mitochondrial import inner membrane translocase subunit Tim22 isoform X1 — protein MAAAAPNAGSSAPEAASSAEAPLQYSLLLQYLVGDKRQPRLLEPGSLGGIPSPAKGEEQKMIEKVMESCAFKAALACVGGFVLGGAFGVFTAGIDTNVGFDPKDPYRTPTAKEVLKDMGQRGMSYAKNFAIVGAMFSCTECLVESYRGKSDWKNSVISGCITGGAIGFREAAVFYHWATFHLSCPDLPRAQSRFSHLLRNRMICCHETWFCSSSSIYDDRVTSPPVIPFSFARASLRSSAVSRTALITFPGMYSINKSGSRPYAFI, from the exons ATGGCGGCGGCCGCCCCCAATGCTGGGAGTTCGGCCCCTGAGGCAGCGAGTTCCGCCGAAGCTCCGCTGCAGTACAGCCTTCTCCTGCAGTACCTGGTGGGTGACAAGCGTCAGCCCCGGCTCCTGGAGCCTGGGAGCCTGGGCGGGATCCCAAGTCCAGCGAAGGGTGAGGAGCAGAAGATGATCGAGAAGGTGATGGAAAGCTGCGCTTTCAAGGCTGCGCTGGCCTGCGTGGGAG GATTTGTCTTAGGAGGTGCATTTGGGGTGTTTACCGCCGGCATCGATACCAACGTGGGCTTTGACCCTAAGGATCCTTACCGTACACCGACTGCAAAAGAAGTTCTGAAAGACATGGGGCAGAGAGGAATGTCCTATGCCAAAAATTTTGCCATTGTGGGAGCCATGTTTTCTTGTACTGAGTGTTTGGTAGAATCT TACCGGGGAAAATCGGATTGGAAGAACAGTGTCATTAGTGGCTGCATCACTGGAGGAGCCATTGGTTTCAGAG AAGCAGCAGTGTTTTATCACTGGGCCACTTTCCATCTGTCATGCCCTGACTTACCCAGAGCACAAAGCCGGTTTTCTCATCTTCTGAGAAACAGGATGATTTGCTGTCATGAAACCTGGTTTTGCTCCTCAAGCAGCATTTATGATGACAGAGTGACTTCTCCGCCAGTCATCCCATTCAGCTTCGCCAGGGCCTCTTTGAGAAGCTCTGCTGTCTCCAGGACTGCTTTGATCACCTTCCCCGGAATGTATTCCATAAACAAATCAGGGTCAAGGCCATATGCTTTCATTTGA